One genomic window of Quercus lobata isolate SW786 unplaced genomic scaffold, ValleyOak3.0 Primary Assembly Scq3eQI_43, whole genome shotgun sequence includes the following:
- the LOC115973268 gene encoding aldose 1-epimerase-like yields the protein MGTVTFSCVFVVLAFLLANVNGVEVGFYELKRGDFSVKLTNYGAVINSVILPDRNGKLDDVVLGFDSVDGYKNDTTYFGAVVGRVANRIGGAKFTLNGTTYNLVANEGKNILHGGPKGYGDVIWSVLTYKPDSHITFTYESSDGEEGFPGALSVAVTYMLIETNKLGVKFEAKAHNKATPVNLAQHAYWNLGGHNSGDILSHELQIFGSHITPVDEELIPTGELTPVKGTPFDFLELHKIGDRINELPKGYDINYALDGNSTAHFRRAAEVYDSVSGRRLQLWTSAPGVQLYTGNLVHDVKGKGGYIYKEHAALCLETQGFPDSVNHPNFPSQIVNPGETYKHIMVYRFTAH from the exons ATGGGTACGGTAACTTTTTCTTGTGTCTTTGTTGTGTTGGCCTTTTTATTGGCTAATGTTAATGGTGTTGAAGTCGGATTTTATGAATTGAAGAGGGGAGATTTCTCTGTGAAGCTTACCAACTATGGTGCAGTTATTAACTCTGTTATTCTCCCTGATAGAAATG GGAAACTAGATGATGTTGTTCTTGGATTCGATTCAGTTGATGGCTACAAG AACGATACAACCTACTTTGGAGCCGTTGTTGGACGAGTTGCTAACAGAATTGGAGGAGCTAAATTTACTTTGAATGGCACCACTTATAATTTAGTTGCCAATGAAGGAAAGAACATACTCCATG GTGGTCCTAAAGGATATGGTGATGTTATATGGTCTGTATTGACTTACAAACCGGATAGTCACATTACATTCACCTATGAAAGTTCTGATGGTGAAGAGg GCTTTCCTGGTGCCCTTTCTGTCGCAGTGACATACATGCtcattgaaacaaacaaattagGTGTGAAATTTGAAGCCAAGGCTCACAACAAGGCCACACCAGTGAATTTAGCCCAGCATGCTTACTGGAATCTCGGCGGCCACAATAGTGGTGATATCCTCTCACACGAACTCCAGATTTTCGGATCCCATATAACACCAGTTGATGAAGAACTCATCCCCACTGGTGAATTGACCCCCGTCAAAGGAACACCATTTGATTTCCTCGAACTCCATAAGATTGGTGACAGGATAAATGAGCTACCTAAAGGATATGACATTAACTATGCCTTAGATGGTAACAGTACTGCGCACTTTAGGAGGGCTGCAGAGGTGTATGATAGTGTATCTGGAAGAAGACTGCAGCTGTGGACTAGTGCACCCGGAGTGCAGCTTTACACTGGTAACTTGGTGCATGATGTGAAGGGTAAAGGTGGTTACATTTATAAGGAGCATGCTGCACTTTGCTTGGAGACACAAGGGTTCCCTGACTCTGTGAATCACCCTAACTTCCCTTCACAGATTGTCAACCCCGGAGAGACCTATAAGCATATTATGGTCTATCGGTTCACAGCTCACTAG
- the LOC115973263 gene encoding non-functional pseudokinase ZED1-like, which translates to MLHILKLQLALSLGSSQGLVDKMISCLKKKRKAKEETPFMKNGRLLLEELIAFCNGKSNPIRVFSAKELRKATNNYDQRQCIMWDSDFKLYKGSLEDRLLSVKKYHTEEERFSVLEDVTLGIIKDIVVGSQMSVCQNVLKLLGCCLETKYPTPVYEFVGDKVLSNFIIPTGIVHFEPLTWKCRLRIAMGIANAVAYLHTAFSRPVVHRDVRSAIIILDENNVAKLIDFSLSISIPEGEQYVEDAVRGRLGNLAPEYVLTGYITEKVDVYTYGVLLLGLLAGWMLKTPECISTEASLPMFVKSYHDQNRLIEIVDPMLLKEGINHEQFLAFAQIALSCISDTAEDRPTMIDAAKQLRKIYESVSPP; encoded by the exons ATGCTTCACATTTTAAAGCTGCAACTCGCTCTCTCTCTGGGTTCTTCACAG GGTTTGGTGGACAAGATGATTTCatgtttgaaaaagaaaaggaaagcaaaAGAGGAGACACCATTTATGAAGAATGGAAGGCTATTATTAGAGGAGCTAATTGCCTTTTGCAATGGAAAAAGCAATCCTATCCGTGTCTTCTCTGCTAAAGAGCTCAGAAAAGCAACAAACAACTATGACCAACGTCAATGTATTATGTGGGATAGTGATTTCAAATTATACAAGGGTTCTCTGGAAGACCGCTTACTTTCAGTTAAAAAATACCacacagaagaagaaagattttcTGTTCTGGAAGACGTTACGCTTGGCATTATTAAGGACATTGTGGTGGGATCGCAAATGAGTGTCTGCCAAAATGTTCTAAAACTCTTAGGATGCTGCTTAGAGACCAAATATCCAACTCCAGTGTATGAATTTGTGGGGGATAAGGTTCTCTCCAATTTTATCATTCCAACTGGGATAGTCCACTTTGAGCCCTTAACATGGAAATGCAGGTTAAGGATCGCAATGGGCATAGCTAATGCGGTTGCATATCTCCATACTGCATTCTCCAGGCCTGTTGTCCATAGAGATGTTAGGTCAGCCATCATTATATTAGATGAGAATAATGTTGCCAAACTgattgatttctctctctcaatatctATTCCTGAAGGTGAACAATATGTAGAAGATGCAGTACGTGGCAGACTGGGGAATCTTGCACCTGAATATGTACTTACAGGCTATATAACTGAGAAGGTAGATGTGTATACTTATGGTGTGCTTCTACTTGGGCTTTTGGCTGGATGGATGTTGAAAACTCCAGAATGCATAAGTACGGAGGCCAGTTTACCAATGTTTGTGAAGTCATATCATGACCAAAATCGGTTGATTGAAATCGTAGATCCGATGTTACTAAAAGAAGGAATTAATCATGAACAATTTCTAGCTTTTGCACAGATTGCCTTGAGTTGCATCTCTGATACAGCAGAAGATAGGCCAACAATGATTGATGCGGCAAAACAACTCAGGAAAATTTATGAGTCTGTCTCGCCTCCTTAG
- the LOC115973266 gene encoding probable E3 ubiquitin-protein ligase RHC2A translates to MSSTTIFHHRCEAWQPENYIEPESCSPYPEFLIELYANFESIDVQGQIATSPTKYKSFTMQRDLLIMNQNSWFILSNKLSQMDVPFNIQPSTIQKISTVARELACEADNMHRKTIPMMVVLTVIQGFDQELELSEALWESMGTWVNTSSVCGRKSLVEKLEKVKVEDFETQCVICMEDILMGFEATRLPCSHVYHEDCIVSWLKQSNLCPLCRFHMPVECV, encoded by the coding sequence ATGTctagcaccacaattttccaccaTAGATGCGAGGCATGGCAACCCGAAAACTACATTGAACCCGAAAGTTGTTCACCATACCCTGAGTTCTTAATTGAATTGTACGCCAATTTTGAATCAATTGATGTACAAGGCCAGATTGCCACAAGCCCCACCAAATACAAATCATTCACTATGCAACGTGACCTATTGATAATGAACCAAAACTCATGGTTCATCTTGTCCAATAAGCTTTCTCAGATGGACGTGCCCTTCAATATTCAGCCATCAACGATACAAAAGATTTCAACTGTTGCTCGTGAACTTGCTTGTGAGGCTGACAACATGCACCGCAAGACTATTCCAATGATGGTGGTTCTTACTGTTATACAAGGCTTTGATCAAGAACTTGAACTTTCTGAGGCTTTATGGGAATCCATGGGTACCTGGGTGAATACAAGCTCGGTTTGTGGAAGAAAATCATTGGTTGAGAAATTGGAGAAGGTTAAAGTTGAAGATTTTGAAACACAATGCGTTATATGTATGGAAGATATTTTGATGGGGTTTGAAGCTACTCGTTTGCCTTGCTCTCATGTCTACCATGAAGATTGTATTGTGAGTTGGCTTAAGCAGAGTAACCTCTGTCCATTATGTCGGTTTCACATGCCAGTTGAATGTGTCTAA